One part of the Ursus arctos isolate Adak ecotype North America unplaced genomic scaffold, UrsArc2.0 scaffold_14, whole genome shotgun sequence genome encodes these proteins:
- the PLXNB1 gene encoding plexin-B1 isoform X5, with protein MPALGPALLQALWAGWVLTLQPPPPAAFAPNGTHLQHLARDPTSGTLYLGATNFLFQLSPGLQLEATVPTGPVLDSRDCLPPVMPDECPQAQATNNLNQLLLVSPGALVVCGSVHQGVCELRRLGQLEQLLLRPERPGDTQYVAANDPAVSTVGLVAQGLAGEPLLFVGRGYTSRGVGGGIPPITTRTLWPLDPQTAFSYEETAKLAVGRLSEYSHHFVSAFARGASAYFLFLRRDLQAQSRAFRAYVSRVCLRDQHYYSYVELPLACQGGRYGLIQAAAVATSLEVAQGEVLFAAFSSAGPPTVGRPPSAAAGVSGASALCAFPLHEVDRLANRTRDACYTREGRAEDGVEVAYIEYDVNSNCAQLPVDTLDAYPCGSDHTPSPMASHVPLEATPILEWPGVQLTAVAVTVEDGHTIAFLGDSQGQLHRVYLGPGSDGHPYSTQNIQQGSAVSRDLTFDGAFEHLYVMTQNTLLKVPVASCSQHLDCASCLAHKDPYCGWCVLLGRCSRHSECSRGQGPERWLWSFQPERGCLQVAAVSPANISREERREVFLSVPDLPPLWPGESYSCQFGDHQSPALLTSSGVMCPSPDPSEAPALLKGADHVSMSVELRFGAVVIAKASLSVYDCVAVTELRPSAQCQACVSSRWGCNWCVWQQLCTHKASCDAGPVVLSHQSPLLSPAPPARDVPTPFPPETPQAPVTPAPDTLPMEPGAPSTATALDVPPGDRPSLLSPWGPGAGPGPIPASASTESPLHEEPPPPNPPHRPGTAVPAPTDSGPTATPEDLSASHPSPSEAAALPPAPADPGPEADPSAALLDQPPGTAPATTFPGAAGSAKPALDWLMREGGELPEADEWTGGDTPAFSTSTLLSGDGDSAEHEGPPAPLILLSSLDYQYDTPGLWELEEVTRGASSCPCVDSVQGSTLMPVHVERQVRLLGRNLHLFQDSPGDYECVMELEGHEVAVKAWVECEPPPDTQCHVTCWRHQLSYEALQPELRVGLFLRRAGRLRVDSADGLHVVLYDCSVGHGDCSRCQTARPQYGCVWCKGERPRCVAQEACGEAEAVAMQCPAPLIHSVEPLTGPVDGGTRVTIRGSNLGQHVQDVQDTVKVAGVPCAVDAQEYEVSSSFVCITEASLGEVAGVVTVEVPGRGRGVSEHNFAYQDPKVHSIFPTRGPRAGGTHLTLHGSKLLTGRLEDIRVVVGDQPCHLLLEQQAEQLQCETSPYPTPAMLPVAVWFGATERRLQHSQFEYTADPNVTSAGPTKSFLSGGRKIWVHGQNLDVVQTPRIRVTVAPRALQPSQGLGRRRRVIPETACSPGASCGGHHFEEPCHVNSSQLITCHTPALPGLPEDPWVRVEFILDNLVFDFATLNPTPFSYEADPTLQPLNPEDPATPFRHKPGSVLSVEGENLDLAMSKEEVVAMIGDGPCVVKTLTRHHLYCEPPMEQPLPQHHALREVPDALPEFTVQMGNLRFSLGHVQYDGESPVAFPMAAQVGLGVGTSLLALGVIIIVLIYRRKSKQALRDYKKVQIQLENLESSVRDRCKKEFTDLMTEMTDLTSDLLGSGIPFLDYKVYAERVFFPGHQESPLHRDLGVPESRRPTVEQGLGQLSNLLNSKLFLTKFIHTLESQRTFSARDRAYVASLLTVALHGKLEYFTDILRTLLSDLVAQYVAKNPKLMLRRTETVVEKLLTNWMSICLYTFVRDSVGEPLYMLFRGIKHQVDKGPVDSVTGKAKYTLNDNRLLREDVEYRPLTLNALLAVGPGAGEAQGVPVKVLDCDTISQAKEKMLDQLYKGVPLAQRPDPRTLDVEWRSGVAGHLILSDEDVTSEVQGLWRRLNTLQHYKVPDGATVALVPCLTKHVLRENQDYVPGERTPMLEDVDEGGIRPWHLVKPSEEPEPPRPRRGSLRGGERERAKAIPEIYLTRLLSMKGTLQKFVDDLFQVILSTSRPVPLAVKYFFDLLDEQAQQHGISDQDTVHIWKTNSLCSTCRRLITWTRCSWSLRRLSWMPAPWPTTSWAGTPPSTNFYMLEIFPVTNGWWKGTTQTSGRPSLPAIKR; from the exons ATGCCTGCCCTCGGCCCAGCTCTTCTCCAGGCGCTCTGGGCCGGGTGGGTCCtcaccctccagccccctccaccGGCTGCTTTCGCTCCCAATGGCACACATCTGCAGCATCTGGCACGGGATCCCACCTCAGGCACTCTCTACCTAGGGGCCACCAACTTCCTGTTCCAGCTGAGCCCTGGGCTGCAGCTGGAGGCTACTGTGCCCACCGGCCCTGTGCTAGATAGCAGGGACTGCCTGCCCCCTGTGATGCCTGACGAGTGCCCCCAGGCCCAGGCTACCAACAACCTGAACCAGCTGCTCCTGGTGAGCCCAGGGGCCCTGGTGGTGTGCGGGAGTGTGCACCAGGGGGTCTGTGAGCTGCGGCGCCTGGGGCAGCTCGAACAGCTATTGTTGCGGCCTGAGCGCCCTGGGGACACCCAGTACGTGGCCGCCAATGACCCTGCGGTCAGCACGGTGGGACTGGTGGCCCAGGGCTTGGCTGGGGAACCCCTTCTCTTCGTGGGGCGGGGATACAccagcaggggtgtggggggtggcATCCCTCCCATCACAACTCGGACCTTGTGGCCGCTGGACCCCCAAACTGCCTTCTCCTATGAGGAGACAGCCAAGTTGGCCGTGGGCCGCCTCTCCGAGTACAGCCACCACTTCGTGAGCGCCTTCGCACGCGGGGCCAGTGCCTACTTCCTGTTCCTGCGGCGAGACCTGCAGGCTCAGTCTAGAGCCTTCCGTGCCTATGTGTCCCGCGTGTGCCTCCGGGACCAGCACTACTACTCCTACGTGGAGTTGCCGCTGGCTTGCCAGGGCGGCCGCTACGGGCTGATCCAGGCTGCGGCTGTGGCCACGTCCCTGGAGGTGGCCCAGGGGGAGGTGCTCTTTGCAGCCTTCTCCTCGGCCGGTCCCCCCACCGTGGGCCGGCCTCCGTCAGCAGCTGCCGGGGTGTCGGGAGCCTCTGCCCTCTGCGCCTTCCCTCTGCACGAGGTGGACCGCCTTGCTAACCGCACGCGAGATGCCTGCTACACTAGGGAGGGCCGCGCCGAGGACGGCGTGGAGGTGGCCTACATCGAGTACGATGTCAACTCCAACTGCGCACAGCTGCCGGTG GACACCCTGGATGCTTATCCCTGTGGCTCGGATCACACACCCAGCCCCATggccagccatgtgcccctggAAGCCACACCCATTCTGGAGTGGCCAGGGGTTCAGCTAACAGCCGTAGCAGTCACCGTGGAGGATGGACACACCATTGCTTTCCTGGGTGACAGTCAAGGGCAACTGCACAGG GTCTACTTGGGCCCGGGGAGTGATGGCCACCCATACTCCACACAGAACATCCAGCAGGGGTCTGCCGTGAGCAGAGACCTCACCTTTGATGGGGCCTTCGAACATCTGTATGTCATGACCCAGAACACA CTTCTCAAGGTTCCTGTGGCCTCCTGTTCTCAGCACCTGGACTGTGCATCTTGTCTTGCTCACAAGGACCCATACTGTGGGTGGTGTGTGCTCCTTGGCAG GTGCAGTCGCCATTCCGAGTGCTCGCGGGGCCAGGGCCCAGAGCGGTGGCTGTGGAGCTTCCAGCCTGAGCGGGGCTGTCTGCAGGTGGCAGCCGTGAGTCCTGCCAACATCAGCCGAGAGGAGCGGAGGGAG GTTTTCCTGTCGGTCCCTGACCTGCCACCTCTGTGGCCAGGGGAGTCCTATTCCTGCCAGTTTGGGGATCACCAGAGTCCTGCCCTGCTGACCAGTTCTGGTGTGATGTGCCCGTCCCCAGACCCTAGTGAGGCCCCAGCACTGCTGAAAGGAGCCG ACCACGTGTCCATGAGCGTGGAGCTCAGGTTCGGTGCTGTGGTGATTGCCAAAGCTTCGCTGTCTGTCTATGACTGTGTAGCAGTCACTGAGCTCCGCCCGTCTGCACA GTGCCAGGCCTGTGTGAGCAGCCGCTGGGGGTGTAACTGGTGTGTCTGGCAGCAGCTGTGCACGCACAAGGCCTCATGTGACGCTGGGCCCGTGGTGCTTAGCCATCAG AGCCCgcttctctccccagcccctccggCAAGAGATGtacccacccccttcccacccGAAACCCCCCAGGCCCCAGTCACCCCTGCTCCCGACACCCTTCCCATGGAACCTGGGGCGCCCTCCACAGCCACAGCCTTGGATGTCCCACCTGGCGACAGGCCTTCCCTGCTCAGCCCCTGGGGGCCAGGGGCGGGTCCTGGTCCCATACCCGCCTCAGCCTCCACAGAGTCACCTCTCCATGAGGAAcctccccctcccaaccccccccacAGACCTGGAACCgctgtccctgcccccactgaCTCCGGACCCACGGCCACACCCGAGGACCTCTCAGCCTCCCACCCATCGCCCTCAGAGGCAGCAGcactgccccccgcccctgcagACCCCGGCCCCGAGGCCGACCCCTCTGCGGCACTCCTGGACCAGCCCCCCGGCACCGCTCCCGCCACCACTTTCCCAGGGGCCGCTGGCTCCGCGAAGCCTGCTCTGGACTGGCTCATGAGAGAAGGCGGCGAGCTGCCTGAGGCGGACGAGTGGACGGGGGGTGACACGCCCGCCTTCTCCACTTCCACCCTCCTCTCAGGTGATGGAGACTCGGCTGAGCACGAgggccctcctgcccccctcatCCTCCTGTCCAGCCTCGACTACCAATACGACACCCCCGGGCTCTGGGAGCTG GAGGAGGTGACCCGGGGGGCGAGCTCCTGCCCTTGTGTAGATAGCGTTCAGGGCTCCACGCTGATGCCAGTGCACGTGGAACGACAAGTGCGGCTGCTGGGCAGGAACCTGCACCTCTTCCAG GACAGCCCAGGAGACTATGAGTGCGTGATGGAACTGGAGGGCCATGAAGTGGCGGTCAAGGCCTGGGTCGAGTGCGAGCCACCTCCAGATACCCAGTGTCATGTGACCTGCTGGCGGCACCAG CTCAGCTATGAGGCTCTGCAGCCAGAGCTCCGTGTGGGGCTGTTTCTGCGTCGGGCCGGCCGTCTGCGTGTGGACAGTGCCGACGGGCTGCATG TGGTACTGTACGACTGCTCCGTGGGGCACGGGGACTGCAGCCGCTGCCAAACTGCCAGGCCCCAGTATGGCTGTGTGTGGTGCAAGGGAGAGCGTCCACGTTGCGTGGCCCAGGAGGCTTGTGGCGAGGCTGAAGCTGTGGCCATGCAGTGCCCCGCACCCCTCATCCACTCG GTGGAGCCGCTGACTGGGCCTGTAGACGGAGGCACCCGTGTCACCATCAGGGGCTCCAACCTGGGCCAACATGTGCAGGACGTACAGGACACGGTCAAGGTGGCCGGCGTGCCCTGTGCTGTGGACGCTCAGGAGTACGAGGTCTCTAGTAG CTTCGTGTGTATCACTGAGGCCAGCCTGGGGGAGGTGGCTGGCGTGGTGACGGTGGAGGTGCCAGGAAGAGGACGCGGTGTCTCAGAGCACAACTTTGCCTACCAG GACCCGAAGGTGCATTCCATCTTCCCGACCCGGGGCCCCAGAGCCGGGGGCACCCACCTGACCCTACACGGCTCCAAGCTCCTAACTGGGCGGCTGGAGGACATCCGAGTCGTAGTTGGAGACCAGCCTTGTCACCT GCTGCTGGAGCAGCAGGCCGAGCAGCTGCAGTGTGAGACCAGCCCCTACCCCACGCCTGCCATGCTCCCTGTGGCTGTGTGGTTTGGGGCCACTGAGCGGAGGCTTCAACACAGCCAGTTCGAGTACACAGCAGACCCCAATGTCACCTCTGCTGGCCCCACCAAGAGCTTCCTCAG TGGAGGACGTAAGATATGGGTCCATGGCCAGAATTTGGATGTGGTGCAGACACCAAGGATCCGAGTGACTGTGGCCCCAAGAGCCCTGCAGCCGAGCCAGGGGCTTGGGCGGAGGCGGCGCGTGATCCCGGAAACAGCGTGCTCCCCCGGGGCTTCCTGTGGCGGTCATCAC TTTGAGGAGCCCTGCCACGTGAACTCCTCTCAGCTCATCACGTGCCACACGCCTGCCCTCCCAGGCCTGCCCGAGGACCCCTGGGTCCGGGTGGAATTTATCCTTGACAACCTGGTCTTTGACTTCGCAACGCTGAACCCCACACCCTTCTCCTATGAGGCCGACCCCACTTTGCAGCCCCTTAACCCCGAGGACCCCGCCACGCCGTTCCGGCACAAGCCTGGGAGTGTGCTCTCTGTGGAG GGGGAGAATCTGGACCTTGCGATGTCCAAGGAGGAGGTGGTGGCCATGATAGGGGATGGCCCCTGCGTGGTGAAGACGCTGACCCGCCACCACCTGTACTGTGAGCCCCCCATGgagcagcccctgccccagcaccACGCCCTCCGAGAGGTGCCTGATGCTTTGCCTGAGTTCACG GTGCAGATGGGGAACCTGCGCTTCTCCCTGGGCCACGTGCAGTACGATGGCGAGAGCCCGGTGGCTTTTCCCATGGCTGCCCAGGTGGGCTTGGGGGTGGGCACCTCTCTTCTGGCTCTGGGTGTCATCATCATTGTCCTCATATACAG gaggaagagcaagCAGGCCCTGAGGGACTACAAGAAGGTCCAGATCCAGCTGGAGAATCTGGAGAGCAGCGTGCGGGACCGCTGCAAGAAGGAGTTCACAG ACCTCATGACCGAGATGACCGATCTCACCAGTGACCTTCTGGGCAGTGGCATCCCCTTCCTCGACTATAAGGTGTATGCCGAGAGGGTCTTCTTCCCTGGGCACCAGGAGTCGCCCTTGCACCGGGACCTGGGTGTCCCTGAGAGCAGGCGCCCCACTGTGGAACAAGGGCTGGGACAGCTCTCCAACCTGCTCAACAGCAAACTCTTCCTCACCAAG TTCATCCACACCCTGGAGAGCCAGCGCACCTTCTCGGCTCGGGACCGTGCCTACGTGGCTTCTCTGCTCACCGTGGCGCTGCATGGGAAGCTTGAGTACTTCACCGACATCCTCCGCACCCTGCTCAGTGACCTGGTGGCCCAGTACGTGGCCAAGAACCCCAAGCTGATGCTGCGCAG GACCGAGACTGTGGTGGAGAAGCTGCTTACCAACTGGATGTCCATCTGCCTGTACACTTTCGTGCGG GACTCAGTAGGGGAGCCGCTGTACATGCTCTTCCGGGGAATTAAGCATCAAGTGGACAAGGGGCCAGTGGACAGCGTGACTGGCAAAGCCAAGTACACCCTGAATGACAACCGGCTtctcagagaggatgtggagtacCGTCCCCTG ACCCTGAACGCACTGCTGGCTGTGGGGCCTGGCGCGGGAGAGGCCCAGGGTGTGCCTGTCAAGGTCCTGGACTGTGACACCATCTCCCAGGCCAAAGAGAAGATGTTGGACCAGCTTTATAAAGGAGTACCTCTCGCCCAGCGGCCAGACCCCCGCACCCTGGATGTtg AGTGGCGATCTGGGGTGGCTGGGCATCTCATTCTTTCTGACGAGGATGTGACTTCTGAGGTCCAGGGTCTGTGGAGACGTCTGAACACCCTGCAGCATTACAAG GTCCCAGACGGAGCAACTGTGGCCCTGGTCCCCTGCCTCACCAAGCATGTTCTCCGGGAAAACCAGGATTATGTCCCTGGAGAGC GGACCCCAATGCTGGAGGATGTGGACGAGGGGGGCATCCGGCCCTGGCACCTGGTGAAGCCAAGTGAGGAGCCGGAGCCTCCCAGGCCCCGGAGGGGCAGCCTTCGGGGCGGGGAGCGCGAGCGAGCCAAGGCCATCCCTGAGATCTACCTGACTCGCCTGCTGTCCATGAAG GGCACCCTGCAGAAGTTCGTGGACGACCTGTTCCAGGTGATTCTCAGCACCAGCCGCCCCGTGCCGCTTGCCGTCAAGTACTTCTTCGACCTGCTGGATGAGCAGGCCCAGCAGCACGGCATCTCCGACCAGGACACCGTGCACATCTGGAAGACcaacag TTTGTGTTCGACGTGCAGACGTCTGATAACATGGACGCGGTGCTCCTGGTCATTGCGCAGACTTTCATGGATGCCTGCACCCTGGCCGACCACAAGCTGGGCcgg GACTCCCCCATCAACAAACTTTTATATGCTCGAGATATTCCCCGTTACAAACGGATGGTGGAAAG GTACTACGCAGACATCAGGCAGACCGTCCCTGCCAGCGATCAAGAGATGA